A DNA window from Comamonas fluminis contains the following coding sequences:
- a CDS encoding TolC family outer membrane protein: protein MKFSQIAQVVASLGLVSSAGAAMAQATLNAQQANAQGTGLQQVVEKVLMTHPEVQARFQDFSSSMEGQNVARGGWRPQVTAQGWVGREWRSHIQDSPNQDWNRPGWNLQLRQLIFDGFTTSSNIRQLGFEKLAKFYDLRSTTESLANDAVGAYLDVQRYREMEKLARENFGTHQVTLGQLRERQQSGVGRGVDLEQASGRLSLAQANLMTESNNLNDVMQRYRRVVGEYPAAVMDPAPEVTAKLPLSGANKDFGDSLRASPLLLSKQALLQAAEAGQKAAKGAHMPKLEFLASTGRDRDQNSSAYWDVQSSRVQLMLTYNLYRGGADEARLRQTIAQGYAAQDVRDYTCRNLQQELSITWNNMARLRQQMPFLREHVLSTSKVRVAYQQQFKIGQRSLLDLLNTENELFDAQRALVNGQYDLKKAEYQWLTLSSQILPVLGLAQPHDDSRPEEQQALKLPDDLLRNCQSSVPDTQNLSPVAADQSAQPVSAARQ from the coding sequence ATGAAATTCAGCCAGATTGCACAAGTGGTAGCGTCTTTGGGCTTGGTGTCTTCTGCGGGCGCCGCAATGGCCCAGGCAACGCTGAATGCACAGCAGGCCAATGCCCAGGGCACAGGTTTGCAGCAGGTTGTTGAAAAAGTGCTGATGACCCACCCGGAAGTGCAGGCGCGCTTTCAGGATTTCAGCTCTTCCATGGAAGGCCAGAACGTGGCGCGTGGTGGCTGGCGCCCCCAGGTTACGGCTCAGGGCTGGGTGGGGCGTGAGTGGCGCAGCCACATTCAGGATTCGCCCAACCAGGACTGGAATCGTCCCGGCTGGAATCTGCAGCTGCGTCAGCTGATTTTTGATGGTTTCACCACCAGCAGCAACATCCGCCAGCTGGGCTTTGAAAAGCTGGCCAAGTTCTACGATCTGCGCTCCACGACGGAAAGTCTGGCCAATGATGCGGTGGGTGCCTACCTTGATGTGCAGCGCTACCGCGAAATGGAAAAGCTGGCGCGTGAGAACTTTGGCACGCACCAGGTCACGCTGGGTCAGTTGCGTGAGCGTCAGCAGTCTGGCGTGGGGCGTGGTGTGGATCTGGAGCAGGCCAGCGGTCGTCTGTCTCTGGCGCAGGCCAATCTGATGACGGAGAGCAACAACCTCAATGACGTGATGCAGCGCTATCGCCGCGTGGTGGGTGAATATCCTGCTGCGGTGATGGACCCGGCGCCCGAGGTGACGGCCAAGCTGCCACTGTCTGGCGCCAACAAGGACTTTGGTGATTCTCTGCGGGCCAGCCCGCTGCTGCTGTCAAAGCAGGCGCTGCTGCAGGCGGCTGAAGCAGGGCAGAAGGCAGCCAAGGGTGCGCATATGCCCAAGCTGGAGTTCCTGGCATCCACAGGGCGTGACCGCGACCAGAACTCGTCGGCCTACTGGGATGTGCAGAGCTCCCGCGTTCAGCTGATGCTGACCTACAACCTGTATCGCGGCGGTGCGGATGAGGCGCGCCTGCGCCAGACCATTGCCCAGGGATATGCCGCGCAGGATGTGCGTGACTACACCTGCCGCAATCTGCAGCAGGAGCTGTCCATCACCTGGAACAATATGGCGCGCCTGCGTCAGCAGATGCCTTTCCTGCGTGAGCATGTGCTGTCCACCTCCAAGGTGCGGGTGGCCTACCAGCAGCAGTTCAAGATTGGTCAGCGTTCGTTGCTGGATTTGCTCAATACCGAAAACGAACTCTTCGATGCACAGCGCGCACTGGTCAATGGCCAGTACGACCTCAAGAAGGCTGAATACCAATGGCTGACCTTGTCAAGCCAGATTCTGCCGGTTCTGGGGCTGGCGCAGCCGCATGACGACAGCCGTCCAGAAGAGCAGCAGGCGCTGAAGCTGCCTGACGATCTCCTGCGCAACTGCCAGTCTTCCGTGCCGGATACACAAAATCTGAGCCCTGTCGCGGCTGACCAGAGCGCGCAACCCGTCAGCGCCGCCCGTCAGTGA
- a CDS encoding efflux transporter outer membrane subunit — MRRLMMKTSSLAAACTAMLLAGCNLAPVYKAPELPVPDTVSTTAGAPVQASEQALQQAQALQWLQSPQLRELVALALTHNRDLRVAVESIEKARAQYGITRADLLPGITAQAQGNRTRTPADLTSSGRSTISEQYTAQLGFASYELDLWGRIRNLSEASLQQFLQSQDNQRNVQIGLVADVVNAWLTLAADQARLKLAQDTLDSRIKAFELTRRMYELGSTSGLVLAQNQTTVDTARGDVASYTSQVDRDRNTLQLLVGGPVPARLLPASQALMGDANAAALQAVPTPLPSSVLLKRPDVQAAERNLRAMNANIGAARAAMFPTITLTGSLGTGSTELDGLFGNNNQSWSFIPLVKLPIFDGGRNRAAVQVAESNQRIAISQYEKSVQTAFKEVADVLADRAQWGERLSAQTSMVSNTQKAFDLSNARFKAGVDNYLSVLDAQRSLYTAQQTLINLRLSEQLNRVTLWKALGGEEQAASQPS; from the coding sequence ATGAGGCGCCTGATGATGAAAACTTCCTCTCTTGCCGCAGCCTGCACCGCCATGCTGCTGGCGGGCTGCAATCTGGCGCCGGTTTACAAGGCGCCTGAGTTGCCCGTGCCCGATACGGTGAGCACCACAGCTGGTGCCCCCGTGCAGGCCAGCGAACAGGCGCTGCAGCAGGCCCAGGCCTTGCAGTGGCTGCAATCTCCGCAACTGCGTGAGCTGGTGGCGCTGGCGCTGACCCACAACCGCGATCTGCGCGTGGCGGTGGAGAGCATTGAAAAAGCGCGTGCCCAGTACGGCATCACCCGCGCCGATCTGCTGCCAGGCATCACCGCTCAGGCCCAAGGCAATCGAACGCGCACGCCTGCGGACCTCACATCGTCCGGGCGCAGCACTATCAGCGAGCAATACACGGCGCAGCTGGGCTTTGCCAGCTATGAGCTGGATTTGTGGGGGCGCATTCGCAACCTCAGCGAAGCCTCGCTGCAGCAGTTTCTGCAAAGCCAGGACAACCAGCGCAATGTGCAGATCGGTCTTGTGGCGGATGTGGTCAATGCCTGGCTCACGCTGGCCGCCGATCAGGCGCGCCTGAAGCTGGCGCAGGACACGCTGGACAGCCGCATCAAGGCCTTTGAGCTGACGCGCCGCATGTATGAGCTGGGCTCCACCTCCGGCCTGGTGCTGGCCCAGAACCAGACCACGGTGGACACCGCACGTGGCGATGTTGCCAGCTACACCTCTCAGGTCGATCGCGACCGCAACACGCTGCAGCTGCTGGTGGGTGGCCCGGTGCCAGCTCGTTTGCTGCCAGCTTCTCAGGCCTTGATGGGGGATGCGAACGCCGCAGCCTTGCAGGCTGTGCCCACGCCACTGCCGTCCAGCGTATTGCTCAAGCGCCCCGATGTGCAGGCGGCAGAGCGCAATCTGCGTGCCATGAACGCCAATATCGGTGCGGCCCGCGCAGCCATGTTCCCGACGATCACCCTCACGGGCAGTCTGGGCACGGGCAGCACCGAGCTGGATGGCCTGTTTGGCAACAACAACCAGAGCTGGAGCTTCATCCCTTTGGTCAAGCTGCCGATTTTTGACGGTGGCCGCAACCGCGCAGCCGTGCAGGTGGCCGAGAGCAACCAGCGCATTGCCATCAGCCAGTATGAAAAATCCGTGCAGACTGCCTTCAAGGAAGTGGCCGATGTGCTGGCAGACCGCGCCCAGTGGGGCGAGCGCCTGTCGGCCCAGACCAGCATGGTGAGCAATACGCAAAAAGCGTTTGATCTGTCGAATGCCCGCTTCAAGGCTGGCGTGGACAACTACCTGAGCGTGCTGGATGCGCAGCGTAGCCTGTACACCGCGCAGCAGACGCTGATCAATCTGCGCCTGAGTGAGCAGCTCAACCGCGTGACCCTGTGGAAGGCGCTGGGTGGTGAGGAGCAGGCGGCAAGCCAGCCATCCTGA
- a CDS encoding putative hemolysin, with protein sequence MKKTLTTASVSLLGAIAVSGCSQPVEQRQPQSLGMANPASVYCTKLGGKQRMEKTAAGEHGICVLPDGAEIEEWALFRRDHPAQ encoded by the coding sequence ATGAAAAAGACCCTGACCACTGCCTCCGTAAGTCTTCTGGGTGCCATTGCCGTCAGCGGCTGCAGCCAGCCTGTAGAGCAGCGGCAGCCCCAGAGCCTTGGCATGGCCAATCCGGCATCGGTGTACTGCACCAAGCTCGGTGGCAAGCAGCGCATGGAAAAGACGGCGGCAGGCGAGCATGGCATTTGTGTGCTGCCCGATGGCGCGGAGATTGAGGAGTGGGCGCTGTTTCGCAGAGATCATCCGGCGCAGTGA
- a CDS encoding HlyD family type I secretion periplasmic adaptor subunit, with amino-acid sequence MSESSKMNEKKPSRLMMALRERWQKVEHWLLEGSEPVSTHQPDDLKADAQWAAGQQTARGSRLLIWVSLLTVLVLLLWAALGHIDEVVRGQGKVVPSRQVQVVQSLDGGIVKEILVHPGEQVEKGQVLLRIDPTRYSSSLGENKAELLALKAKAARLQALASGEPFKAPEDVQSVAPQVVEMERRMWEARSQELGTNVNIARDQLRQRQQELRETQANRDQASSSCSLTSEELAVTKPLLKSGAVSEVDLLRLQRDVARFCGEARAAGAQMGRIQAAIQEAERKIQESELNMRNQARSELSETQSKLGTLEQGKVALEDRVKLAEVRSPVRGTVNTLMANTVGGVVQPGKDILDIVPLDDTLLMEVQVNPRDIGFLHFGQQAEVKFTAYDFAIYGGLQGKLEQIGANTVTDEKGNSFYVVKVRTEKAHVGDDSRPIIPGMQAEVHILTGKRTLMQYLLKPILRAKANALIER; translated from the coding sequence ATGAGCGAGTCCTCAAAAATGAATGAGAAAAAGCCCTCGCGGCTGATGATGGCGCTGCGTGAACGCTGGCAGAAAGTGGAGCACTGGCTGCTGGAGGGCAGCGAGCCTGTGAGCACCCACCAGCCCGACGACCTCAAGGCCGATGCGCAGTGGGCCGCAGGTCAGCAAACGGCGCGTGGCTCGCGCCTGCTGATCTGGGTGTCGCTGCTGACGGTGCTGGTCTTGCTGCTCTGGGCGGCTTTGGGGCATATCGACGAAGTGGTGCGTGGGCAGGGCAAGGTGGTGCCTTCCCGGCAGGTGCAGGTGGTGCAGAGTCTGGATGGCGGCATCGTCAAGGAAATTCTGGTGCACCCCGGCGAGCAGGTTGAAAAAGGCCAGGTGCTGCTGCGCATAGACCCCACGCGCTACAGCTCATCGCTGGGCGAAAACAAGGCCGAGCTGCTGGCGCTCAAGGCCAAGGCCGCACGTCTGCAGGCCCTGGCTTCGGGTGAGCCTTTCAAGGCACCTGAAGATGTGCAGTCCGTAGCACCGCAGGTGGTGGAGATGGAGCGCCGCATGTGGGAGGCCCGCTCGCAGGAGCTGGGTACCAATGTCAATATTGCCCGCGACCAGTTGCGCCAACGCCAGCAAGAGCTGCGCGAGACACAGGCCAACCGCGACCAGGCTTCGTCCAGCTGCAGCCTGACCTCGGAGGAGTTGGCGGTGACCAAGCCCCTGCTCAAGAGCGGTGCGGTCTCCGAGGTGGATCTGCTGCGCTTGCAGCGTGATGTGGCCCGTTTTTGCGGCGAAGCCAGAGCGGCAGGCGCCCAGATGGGGCGCATTCAGGCTGCCATTCAGGAGGCTGAGCGCAAGATTCAGGAGTCTGAGCTGAATATGCGTAACCAGGCGCGCTCCGAGTTGTCGGAAACCCAGTCCAAGCTGGGCACGCTGGAGCAGGGCAAGGTGGCGCTGGAAGACCGTGTCAAGCTGGCTGAGGTTCGCTCGCCTGTGCGCGGCACCGTCAACACGCTGATGGCCAATACCGTGGGTGGTGTGGTTCAGCCGGGCAAGGACATTCTGGACATTGTTCCGCTGGATGACACCCTGCTGATGGAAGTGCAGGTCAACCCGCGCGATATTGGCTTCCTGCATTTTGGTCAGCAGGCCGAGGTGAAGTTCACTGCCTACGACTTCGCCATCTATGGCGGTCTGCAGGGCAAGCTGGAGCAGATTGGCGCCAACACCGTGACGGATGAAAAGGGGAACTCCTTCTACGTGGTGAAGGTGCGCACGGAAAAAGCGCATGTGGGGGACGACTCACGCCCCATCATCCCTGGCATGCAGGCCGAGGTGCACATCCTCACCGGCAAGCGCACGCTGATGCAGTACCTGCTCAAGCCGATTCTGCGAGCCAAGGCCAATGCGCTGATTGAGCGTTAG
- a CDS encoding YbaY family lipoprotein, which yields MSLPVSQRRIALALAFSAVAALAACAQTSSNADRTASVATMNTVEGKVSWRERMALPPDAVLVVEVQDTSRADAPAQTIAQQAIRLQNLNPPYSYKVSVDPAKLNPAAQYTITARVSSDGDKKLIFINDVANPVLTRGAGNKVDMMLVRTGS from the coding sequence ATGAGTTTGCCTGTGTCCCAACGCCGTATTGCTCTGGCACTCGCCTTTTCTGCCGTAGCAGCTCTGGCTGCTTGCGCCCAGACCAGCAGCAATGCTGATCGCACAGCATCTGTCGCCACCATGAATACCGTGGAAGGCAAAGTGAGCTGGCGCGAGCGCATGGCTCTGCCACCCGATGCAGTGCTGGTGGTGGAAGTACAGGACACCAGCCGCGCCGATGCGCCTGCGCAGACCATTGCACAGCAAGCCATTCGCCTGCAGAACCTGAACCCGCCCTATAGCTACAAGGTGTCGGTTGACCCTGCCAAGCTGAACCCCGCAGCGCAGTACACCATCACCGCACGCGTAAGCAGTGACGGCGATAAAAAGCTGATTTTCATCAACGATGTGGCCAACCCCGTGCTGACACGCGGCGCGGGCAACAAGGTGGATATGATGCTGGTGCGAACCGGCTCTTGA
- a CDS encoding helix-turn-helix transcriptional regulator — MNALPVLMLTQDATLWHGWQQIAGSHWMPARGQSLADLQRWRQQGRSLVVLDANLPQLPAAGDARWLDLLQGLQVLVLSNRPGDEEGRQLLAKGAGGYAHAQSSPEVLERMLQSMVSGNIWLGRSLLQRLLRDVDARLPEPEADWAQSLSPREQEVARYASLGDSNVEIAERMSISERTVRAHLSAIFEKLQVQDRLMLTLRVHGIGRKQVA; from the coding sequence ATGAATGCATTACCTGTATTGATGTTGACTCAGGACGCCACACTGTGGCACGGCTGGCAGCAAATCGCAGGTTCTCACTGGATGCCGGCACGCGGCCAGAGCCTGGCAGACCTGCAGCGCTGGAGACAGCAGGGCCGCAGCCTGGTTGTGCTTGATGCCAATCTGCCCCAGTTGCCTGCCGCTGGCGATGCGCGCTGGCTGGACCTGTTGCAGGGGCTGCAGGTGCTGGTACTCAGCAATCGTCCGGGTGATGAGGAAGGGCGACAGTTGCTGGCCAAGGGCGCTGGCGGATACGCCCATGCCCAGTCATCCCCGGAAGTGCTGGAGCGCATGCTGCAAAGCATGGTCAGTGGCAATATCTGGCTGGGCCGCAGCCTGCTGCAGCGTCTGCTGCGCGATGTTGATGCGCGGCTGCCAGAGCCCGAAGCCGACTGGGCGCAATCCCTGTCTCCCCGTGAGCAGGAGGTGGCTCGCTACGCTTCTCTGGGTGATAGCAATGTGGAAATTGCTGAACGCATGTCCATCAGCGAACGCACCGTGCGCGCCCACCTTTCCGCCATCTTTGAAAAGCTGCAGGTGCAGGACAGGCTCATGCTGACTCTGCGAGTGCACGGAATAGGGCGCAAGCAGGTGGCATGA
- a CDS encoding retention module-containing protein encodes MAAQTVLVTKLTGQAWIRGTDGNLSAIHEGMRIPADAQIVTASGSSVQLQADGQPPLIVGENQNVSLTADLLQPPQAEEAVVANPASAEIDQIIAAINSGKDPFDELDPTAAGLTGGSEGGSSFVRLTSIIETVAPMGLEYPRTAMPTPLQERLSGVALPEESVSDARPLAHADAARVTEDEVTSLQGNVLVNDQLGQGVAAQHSTVLVGSGQGQYGVVTLHTDGSYT; translated from the coding sequence ATGGCAGCTCAAACCGTTCTCGTTACCAAGCTCACCGGCCAGGCCTGGATTCGTGGCACTGATGGCAATCTGAGCGCCATCCATGAAGGCATGCGCATCCCTGCGGATGCACAGATCGTCACTGCCTCTGGCAGCAGCGTGCAGTTGCAGGCCGATGGCCAGCCACCGCTGATCGTGGGCGAGAATCAGAACGTCAGTCTGACAGCGGATCTACTGCAACCACCGCAAGCCGAAGAGGCGGTGGTGGCCAATCCAGCCAGCGCCGAAATTGACCAGATCATCGCAGCGATCAATTCCGGCAAGGATCCATTTGATGAGCTCGACCCCACGGCTGCAGGCCTGACCGGCGGCAGCGAAGGCGGCAGCAGCTTTGTGCGCCTGACCAGCATCATTGAAACCGTGGCGCCAATGGGGCTGGAATATCCACGCACAGCCATGCCAACGCCGCTGCAGGAACGTCTGAGCGGCGTTGCTCTGCCTGAAGAAAGTGTCTCGGATGCTCGCCCTCTGGCCCATGCCGATGCTGCCCGGGTCACTGAAGACGAAGTCACCAGCTTGCAAGGCAATGTGCTGGTGAATGACCAACTGGGCCAGGGCGTGGCAGCGCAGCACAGCACTGTGCTGGTGGGGTCGGGTCAGGGGCAGTACGGCGTGGTTACGCTTCATACCGATGGCAGCTACACCTAG
- a CDS encoding type I secretion system permease/ATPase, with product MSKSEFAPPLAPVGDAASVQETVESKVGNAAPGQKSESGPATAGSIGSAAASASASAPPASSGGFSQAAGWHLPPHATHADPLLDCLVQLTRLHGKPYTAQALSNGLPLVDQRLTPSLLARAAARAQFSTRIVRRDLVDVPQGLLPAILILNGNQACLLLKPLEAGRFLVQYPESESPVEVDAQSLQQSYAGLMCFVRPQFHFEQRAVQKEVQPRSSHWFWAVVLENKRLYRDALMAAVLINVFALAMPLFSMNVYDRVVPNNAVETLWVLAIGISLVLIFNFVLTTARAYVVDAASKRVDVQLSAQIMERVLDLRMESRPASVGSFAANLRSFESVRDFIASASLTTLVDLPFVLLFLVVIAWISPWMVLAPVVAIGAILLVSFWAQARMEALTLKTFQASSQRNAMLVESLTNLEAVKTLNAQGGVQRLWESSTQYIAYMGGKIKFISSGTVNFVQTLQQLVTVAVVVIGVYQVQEQALSMGGIIAASMIAGRCLAPFGQVAGLMMQFHNARTSLNSIDNYMKMPVEHEAGREYVARPDLRGAIEFRNVSFGYPGSAQNSLSGVSFSVRAGERVGIIGRIGSGKTTLEKLVLGLYQPTEGAVLIDGMDARQIDPVDLRRAIGHVPQDPMLFYGSLKHNLLVGAPHATEADMLRAARIAGVDEFAAQNPKGYDMLVGERGESLSGGQRQSIAVARALIHDPAMLLLDEPSSNLDNQSEAQLKRRLQEAAQGKTMVLVTHRTALLTLVDRLIVIDGGKIVADGAKDQVIEALKQGRIGGAGGRA from the coding sequence ATGTCTAAATCGGAATTCGCGCCGCCTCTGGCACCCGTGGGCGATGCTGCAAGCGTGCAGGAAACGGTAGAAAGCAAGGTGGGTAACGCCGCGCCGGGTCAGAAGTCAGAGTCTGGACCTGCCACTGCTGGCTCTATTGGCTCTGCTGCCGCTTCTGCTTCTGCTTCTGCCCCTCCCGCATCCTCTGGCGGCTTTTCACAAGCTGCCGGCTGGCATTTGCCGCCCCATGCCACCCATGCGGATCCGCTGCTCGATTGTCTGGTGCAGCTGACACGTCTGCATGGCAAGCCCTATACCGCACAGGCGCTGAGCAATGGCCTGCCACTGGTGGATCAGCGGCTCACCCCATCGCTGCTGGCCCGTGCTGCGGCGCGGGCCCAGTTCAGCACCCGCATTGTGCGGCGCGATCTGGTGGATGTACCCCAGGGGCTGTTGCCAGCCATCCTGATTCTGAACGGCAATCAGGCTTGCCTGCTGCTCAAGCCGCTGGAGGCGGGGCGCTTCCTCGTTCAGTATCCGGAGTCCGAGAGCCCTGTCGAAGTGGACGCCCAGAGCCTGCAGCAAAGCTATGCTGGCCTGATGTGCTTTGTGCGCCCGCAGTTTCACTTCGAGCAGCGTGCGGTGCAAAAAGAGGTGCAGCCACGCAGCAGCCACTGGTTCTGGGCCGTGGTGCTGGAGAACAAGCGTCTGTACCGAGATGCGCTGATGGCCGCGGTGCTCATCAACGTGTTCGCGCTGGCCATGCCCTTGTTCAGCATGAATGTCTACGACCGCGTGGTTCCCAACAATGCGGTGGAGACGCTGTGGGTGCTGGCCATTGGCATCTCGCTGGTGCTGATCTTCAACTTTGTGCTGACCACGGCGCGCGCCTATGTGGTGGATGCGGCCAGCAAGCGTGTGGATGTGCAGCTTTCGGCGCAGATCATGGAGCGTGTGCTGGACTTGCGCATGGAAAGCCGTCCGGCGTCAGTGGGGTCGTTTGCCGCGAATCTGCGATCGTTTGAATCGGTGCGCGACTTTATTGCCTCGGCCAGTCTCACCACATTGGTGGACTTGCCCTTTGTGCTCCTGTTTTTGGTGGTTATCGCCTGGATATCGCCCTGGATGGTGCTGGCTCCTGTGGTGGCGATTGGTGCGATCCTGCTCGTGTCCTTCTGGGCGCAGGCGCGCATGGAGGCGCTGACGCTCAAGACCTTCCAGGCGTCATCGCAGCGCAATGCCATGCTGGTGGAGTCGCTGACCAATCTGGAAGCCGTCAAAACGCTCAATGCCCAGGGCGGCGTGCAGCGTCTGTGGGAAAGCTCCACCCAGTACATCGCCTATATGGGCGGCAAGATCAAGTTCATCTCCTCTGGCACCGTCAATTTTGTGCAGACCCTGCAGCAACTGGTGACGGTGGCTGTGGTGGTGATTGGCGTGTATCAGGTGCAGGAGCAGGCGCTGTCCATGGGTGGCATCATCGCGGCTTCCATGATCGCGGGGCGCTGCCTGGCGCCTTTCGGGCAGGTGGCGGGCCTGATGATGCAGTTTCACAATGCCCGCACCTCGCTGAACTCCATCGACAACTATATGAAGATGCCGGTGGAGCATGAAGCCGGGCGTGAATATGTGGCCCGCCCCGATTTGCGTGGCGCCATCGAATTTCGCAACGTCAGCTTTGGCTATCCGGGCAGCGCGCAAAACAGTCTTTCCGGTGTGAGCTTTTCTGTTCGTGCCGGTGAGCGCGTGGGCATTATTGGCCGCATTGGTTCGGGCAAGACGACGCTGGAAAAGCTGGTGCTGGGCCTGTACCAGCCCACTGAAGGCGCGGTGTTGATCGATGGCATGGATGCTCGCCAGATCGATCCCGTGGACCTGCGCCGTGCCATAGGCCATGTGCCGCAGGACCCCATGCTGTTCTACGGCAGCCTCAAGCACAACCTGCTGGTGGGCGCTCCTCACGCGACTGAGGCAGACATGCTGCGGGCAGCGCGCATTGCGGGGGTGGATGAGTTTGCGGCGCAAAACCCCAAGGGTTACGACATGCTGGTGGGCGAGCGTGGGGAGTCGCTTTCTGGCGGCCAGCGTCAGTCCATCGCCGTGGCGCGGGCGTTGATTCATGACCCCGCCATGCTGCTGCTGGATGAGCCCAGCAGCAATCTGGACAACCAGAGCGAGGCGCAGCTCAAGCGCCGCCTGCAGGAGGCAGCGCAGGGCAAGACCATGGTGCTGGTCACCCATCGCACAGCGCTGCTGACGCTGGTGGACAGGCTGATCGTCATTGATGGCGGCAAGATCGTGGCCGATGGAGCCAAGGATCAGGTCATTGAGGCGCTCAAGCAAGGCCGCATTGGCGGCGCAGGAGGCAGGGCATGA